A region from the Streptomyces lydicus genome encodes:
- a CDS encoding NADH-quinone oxidoreductase subunit A — protein MNAYAPILVLGALGAGFAIFSVVMATLVGPRRYNRAKLEAYECGIEPTPHPSGGGRFPIKYYLTAMLFIVFDIEIVFLYPWAVTFDALGLFGLVEMLLFALTVFVAYAYVWRRGGLEWD, from the coding sequence GTGAACGCTTACGCGCCCATCCTCGTACTGGGAGCCCTCGGGGCAGGCTTTGCGATCTTCTCCGTCGTGATGGCCACCCTCGTCGGGCCCAGGCGCTACAACCGGGCCAAGCTCGAGGCGTACGAGTGCGGAATCGAGCCGACGCCACATCCGTCCGGTGGCGGTCGCTTCCCGATCAAGTACTACCTGACGGCGATGCTCTTCATCGTCTTCGACATCGAGATCGTCTTCCTCTACCCCTGGGCCGTCACCTTCGACGCCCTGGGGCTGTTCGGGCTCGTCGAGATGCTCCTCTTCGCGCTCACCGTCTTCGTCGCCTACGCCTATGTCTGGCGTCGCGGCGGCCTGGAATGGGACTAG
- a CDS encoding NuoB/complex I 20 kDa subunit family protein, whose protein sequence is MGLEEKLPSGFLLTTVEQAAGWVRKSSVFPATFGLACCAIEMMTTGAGRYDLARFGMEVFRGSPRQADLMIVAGRVSQKMAPVLRQVYDQMPNPKWVISMGVCASSGGMFNNYAIVQGVDHIVPVDIYLPGCPPRPEMLMDAILKLHQKIQNTKLGVNQQQAAREAEEAALKALPLIEMKGLLR, encoded by the coding sequence ATGGGACTGGAAGAGAAGCTGCCCAGCGGCTTTCTGCTGACCACCGTCGAACAGGCCGCGGGCTGGGTGCGCAAATCATCGGTCTTCCCCGCGACCTTCGGGCTGGCCTGCTGCGCCATCGAGATGATGACGACCGGCGCCGGGCGCTACGACCTGGCCCGCTTCGGCATGGAGGTCTTCCGCGGCTCCCCGCGGCAGGCGGATCTGATGATCGTGGCCGGCCGGGTGAGCCAGAAGATGGCGCCCGTGCTGCGGCAGGTCTATGACCAGATGCCGAACCCGAAGTGGGTGATCTCCATGGGGGTTTGCGCATCGTCGGGCGGAATGTTCAACAACTACGCGATCGTGCAGGGCGTCGACCACATCGTTCCCGTCGACATCTATCTGCCGGGCTGCCCGCCGCGTCCCGAGATGCTGATGGACGCCATCCTCAAGCTGCATCAGAAGATCCAGAACACCAAGCTCGGGGTCAATCAGCAGCAGGCCGCCCGCGAGGCGGAGGAGGCGGCGCTCAAGGCACTCCCGCTGATCGAGATGAAGGGGCTGCTGCGATGA
- a CDS encoding NADH-quinone oxidoreductase subunit C, whose translation MSEQKNPGEPNGTDDAVPAQRDDTGEAIATRRGMFGANNGGDTSGYGGLVRTVRLPGASTRPYGGPRGEDGYGEFDEIADELEGALDEQGLVPENVIEKTVVDRAELTFHVERSHLPTVARILRDDPALRFELCTGVSGVHFPGDTGRELHAVYHLRSITHNRLIRLEVSAPDADPHVPSLVEVYPTNDWHERETYDFFGIVFDGHPALTRIMMPDDWQGFPQRKDYPLGGIPVEYKGAKIPAPDQRRSYS comes from the coding sequence ATGAGCGAGCAGAAGAACCCCGGCGAGCCGAACGGCACGGACGACGCCGTTCCCGCGCAGCGCGACGACACCGGCGAGGCGATCGCCACCCGCCGCGGGATGTTCGGCGCCAACAACGGCGGCGACACCAGCGGCTACGGCGGCCTGGTCCGGACCGTCCGGCTGCCCGGCGCGAGCACCCGGCCGTACGGCGGGCCCCGCGGGGAGGACGGCTACGGCGAGTTCGACGAGATCGCCGACGAGCTGGAGGGCGCCCTCGACGAACAGGGCCTGGTCCCCGAGAACGTCATCGAGAAGACCGTCGTGGACCGCGCCGAGTTGACCTTCCACGTCGAGCGCAGCCACCTGCCGACGGTCGCCAGGATCCTGCGCGACGACCCGGCGCTGCGCTTCGAGCTGTGTACGGGCGTGAGCGGAGTGCACTTCCCCGGCGACACCGGCCGCGAGCTGCACGCCGTCTACCACCTGCGCTCGATCACCCACAACCGGCTGATCCGGCTGGAGGTCTCGGCCCCGGACGCCGACCCGCACGTGCCCTCGCTGGTGGAGGTCTATCCGACCAACGACTGGCACGAGCGCGAGACCTACGACTTCTTCGGAATCGTTTTCGACGGCCATCCGGCGCTGACCCGGATCATGATGCCCGACGACTGGCAGGGCTTCCCGCAGCGCAAGGACTACCCCCTCGGGGGCATTCCCGTCGAGTACAAGGGCGCCAAGATTCCGGCTCCCGACCAGCGGAGGTCGTACAGCTGA
- a CDS encoding NADH-quinone oxidoreductase subunit D, producing the protein MTTAPHSHSPNGHRTSSDFDTTESLARETTEGTVYNVSGGDWDEIAAAAVKSDDERIIVNMGPQHPSTHGVLRLILEIDGETVTEARCGIGYLHTGIEKNLEFRTWTQGTTFVTRMDYLTPFFNETAYCLAVEKLLGITDQIPDRASVLRVLLMELNRMSSHLVAIATGGMELGATTIMIYGFRDRELILDLYELITGLRMNHAYIRPGGLAQDLPPGAVDRVREFVKTMRKNIGEYDKLATGNPVFKGRMEGIGYLDLAGCMATGATGPIVRSAGLPHDLRKTQPYCGYETYDFEVPTADTCDSYGRFLIRLEEMRQSLRIVEQCLDRLEPGPVMVADKKIAWPAQLALGPDGLGNSLDHIKKIMGTSMEALIHHFKLVTEGFRVPPGQTYAAVESPKGELGVHAVSDGGTRPYRVHFRDPSFTNLQAMAAMCEGGQVADVIVAVASIDPVMGGVDR; encoded by the coding sequence ATGACTACTGCACCGCACTCCCACTCCCCGAACGGCCACCGCACCTCCAGCGACTTCGACACCACGGAGTCCCTGGCCAGGGAGACCACCGAGGGCACCGTCTACAACGTCTCCGGCGGCGACTGGGACGAGATCGCGGCCGCCGCCGTGAAGTCCGACGACGAGCGGATCATCGTCAACATGGGGCCGCAGCACCCCTCCACCCACGGCGTGCTCCGGCTGATCCTGGAGATCGACGGCGAGACCGTCACCGAGGCCCGCTGCGGCATCGGCTATCTGCACACCGGCATCGAGAAGAACCTCGAATTCCGGACCTGGACGCAGGGCACCACCTTCGTCACGCGCATGGATTACCTCACCCCCTTCTTCAACGAGACGGCCTACTGCCTGGCCGTGGAGAAGCTGCTGGGGATCACCGACCAGATCCCCGACCGGGCCTCGGTCCTCCGCGTGCTGCTGATGGAGCTCAACCGGATGTCCTCCCACCTGGTGGCGATCGCCACCGGCGGGATGGAGCTGGGCGCCACCACGATCATGATCTACGGCTTCCGCGACCGTGAGCTCATCCTCGATCTCTACGAGCTGATCACCGGCCTGCGGATGAACCACGCCTACATCCGGCCCGGCGGCCTCGCCCAGGACCTGCCCCCGGGCGCGGTCGACCGGGTGCGCGAGTTCGTGAAGACGATGCGCAAGAACATCGGCGAGTACGACAAGCTCGCCACCGGCAACCCGGTCTTCAAGGGCCGGATGGAGGGCATCGGCTATCTCGACCTGGCCGGCTGCATGGCCACCGGCGCCACCGGGCCCATCGTGCGCTCCGCCGGACTGCCGCACGACCTGCGCAAGACCCAGCCGTACTGCGGTTACGAGACCTACGACTTCGAGGTGCCGACCGCCGACACCTGCGACTCGTACGGCCGGTTCCTGATCCGGCTGGAGGAGATGCGCCAGTCGCTGCGGATCGTCGAGCAGTGCCTGGACCGGCTGGAGCCCGGCCCGGTGATGGTCGCGGACAAGAAGATCGCCTGGCCCGCCCAGCTGGCCCTCGGTCCGGACGGCCTCGGCAACTCCCTCGACCACATCAAGAAGATCATGGGCACCTCGATGGAGGCGCTGATCCACCACTTCAAGCTGGTGACCGAGGGCTTCCGGGTCCCGCCGGGGCAGACGTACGCGGCCGTCGAGTCGCCCAAGGGCGAGCTGGGCGTGCACGCGGTCAGCGACGGCGGCACCCGTCCCTACCGGGTGCACTTCCGCGACCCGTCCTTCACCAATCTCCAGGCCATGGCGGCGATGTGCGAAGGCGGCCAGGTCGCCGACGTCATCGTCGCCGTCGCGTCCATCGACCCCGTGATGGGAGGCGTCGACCGGTGA
- the nuoE gene encoding NADH-quinone oxidoreductase subunit NuoE, producing MPALPAPDYPVDVRARLEADAKEVIARYPGARSALLPLLHLVQAEEGHVTRTGIRFCAEMLDLTTAEVTAVSTFYSMYRRKASGEYQVGVCTNTLCAVMGGDAIFEDLKEHLGVGNGETTEDGAVTLEHIECNAACDFAPVVMVNWEFFDNQTPQSARQLVDDLRAGRSVQPTRGAPLCSFKDTARMLAGFPDERPGAVEATGGAGPASLIGLRLAKGEAVPGRGADHVIAPRTARTADGSGGEPPSGHPAEEPPAGHPSSHDAPQETAASDDQHPAGPAAEEGE from the coding sequence ATGCCCGCACTCCCCGCCCCCGACTACCCGGTGGACGTACGGGCCCGGCTGGAGGCGGACGCCAAGGAGGTGATCGCCCGCTACCCGGGCGCGCGCTCGGCACTGCTGCCGCTGCTGCACCTCGTCCAGGCCGAGGAAGGGCATGTCACCCGTACCGGCATCCGCTTCTGCGCCGAGATGCTCGACCTCACCACCGCCGAGGTCACCGCGGTCTCGACCTTCTACTCCATGTACCGCCGCAAGGCGAGTGGTGAGTATCAGGTCGGGGTCTGCACCAACACGCTGTGCGCGGTGATGGGCGGCGACGCCATCTTCGAGGACCTCAAGGAGCACCTGGGCGTCGGCAACGGCGAGACCACCGAGGACGGCGCCGTCACCCTCGAACACATCGAGTGCAACGCGGCCTGCGACTTCGCCCCGGTCGTGATGGTCAACTGGGAGTTCTTCGACAACCAGACGCCACAGTCCGCCCGGCAGCTCGTCGACGACCTGCGGGCCGGCCGGAGCGTGCAGCCCACCCGGGGCGCGCCGCTGTGCAGCTTCAAGGACACCGCCCGGATGCTCGCCGGTTTCCCGGACGAGCGGCCCGGCGCCGTCGAGGCCACCGGCGGAGCGGGCCCCGCCTCGCTGATCGGGCTGCGGCTCGCCAAGGGCGAGGCCGTCCCCGGCCGCGGCGCCGACCACGTCATCGCGCCGCGCACCGCTCGGACCGCCGACGGGTCCGGCGGCGAACCCCCGTCCGGCCACCCCGCCGAGGAGCCGCCCGCCGGGCACCCCAGCTCCCATGACGCACCGCAGGAGACCGCGGCCTCCGATGACCAGCACCCAGCGGGACCCGCAGCAGAGGAGGGGGAGTGA
- the nuoF gene encoding NADH-quinone oxidoreductase subunit NuoF produces the protein MTVAAAHGGASRPEAGGETNPEKLLTPVLSAFWDQPQPWTLETYRRHEGYEGLRKALAMPPDDVIAYIKDSGLRGRGGAGFPTGMKWQFIPQGDGKPHYLVVNADESEPGTCKDIPLLFANPHSLIEGIVIACHAIRSHHAFIYLRGEVVPVLRRLHEAVREAYAAGFLGRNILGSGLDLDVIVHAGAGAYICGEETALLDSLEGRRGQPRLRPPFPAVAGLYACPTVVNNVESIASVPAIMNRGKDWFRSMGSEKSPGFTLYSLSGHVARPGQYEAPLGVTLRQLLDLSGGMRRGHRLKFWTPGGSSTPMFTDEHLDVPLDYEGVGAAGSMLGTKALQCFDETTCVVRAVTRWTEFYAHESCGKCTPCREGTYWLVQLLRDIEAGKGRMDDLDKLNDIADNINGKSFCALGDGAASPIFSSLQYFREEYEQHITGKGCPFDPAKSTLWADNDAHLGVNA, from the coding sequence ATGACCGTGGCTGCCGCACACGGGGGTGCCTCCCGGCCGGAGGCCGGCGGGGAGACCAACCCCGAGAAGCTTCTGACGCCCGTCCTGTCCGCCTTCTGGGACCAGCCCCAGCCCTGGACGCTGGAGACCTACCGCCGGCACGAGGGGTACGAGGGCCTGCGCAAGGCGCTCGCGATGCCCCCGGACGACGTCATCGCGTACATCAAGGACTCCGGGCTGCGCGGCCGCGGCGGCGCCGGCTTCCCGACCGGGATGAAGTGGCAGTTCATCCCGCAGGGCGACGGCAAACCGCACTACCTCGTCGTCAACGCCGACGAATCGGAGCCCGGGACCTGCAAGGACATCCCGCTGCTCTTCGCGAACCCGCACTCCCTCATCGAGGGGATCGTGATCGCCTGCCATGCGATCCGCTCGCACCATGCCTTCATCTATCTGCGCGGTGAGGTCGTGCCCGTCCTGCGGCGGCTGCACGAAGCCGTGCGCGAGGCCTATGCGGCGGGTTTCCTCGGCAGGAACATCCTCGGCTCGGGACTCGATCTGGACGTGATCGTGCACGCGGGCGCCGGCGCGTACATCTGCGGTGAGGAGACCGCGCTGCTGGACTCGCTGGAGGGGCGTCGCGGGCAGCCCCGGCTGCGTCCCCCCTTCCCCGCGGTGGCGGGCCTGTACGCCTGCCCCACTGTGGTGAACAACGTCGAGTCCATCGCCTCGGTTCCCGCGATCATGAACCGGGGCAAGGACTGGTTCCGGTCCATGGGCAGCGAGAAGTCCCCCGGTTTCACGCTCTACTCGCTCAGCGGCCATGTCGCCCGCCCCGGCCAGTACGAGGCCCCGTTGGGCGTCACCCTGCGCCAGCTGCTGGACCTGAGCGGCGGAATGCGCCGCGGCCACCGGCTGAAGTTCTGGACCCCGGGCGGCTCCTCGACACCGATGTTCACCGACGAACACCTCGATGTCCCCCTGGACTACGAGGGCGTCGGCGCGGCCGGCTCGATGCTCGGCACCAAGGCGCTGCAGTGCTTCGACGAGACCACCTGCGTGGTGCGGGCGGTCACCCGCTGGACCGAGTTCTACGCACACGAGTCCTGCGGCAAGTGCACGCCCTGCCGCGAAGGCACCTACTGGCTGGTGCAGTTGCTGCGCGACATCGAGGCCGGCAAGGGCCGGATGGACGACCTCGACAAGCTGAACGACATCGCCGACAACATCAACGGCAAGTCCTTCTGCGCCCTCGGCGACGGCGCCGCCTCGCCGATCTTCTCCTCGCTGCAGTACTTCCGCGAGGAGTACGAGCAGCACATCACCGGCAAGGGCTGCCCCTTCGACCCGGCCAAGTCGACCCTGTGGGCCGACAACGACGCTCACCTGGGGGTGAATGCATGA
- a CDS encoding NADH-quinone oxidoreductase subunit G has protein sequence MTVTTSAPSGGGEAAIPPEDLVTLTIDGIEISVPKGTLVIRAAELLGIEIPRFCDHPLLDPAGACRQCIVEVEGQRKPMASCTITCTDGMVVKSQLTSPVAEKAQRGVMELLLINHPLDCPVCDKGGECPLQNQAMQVGDPESRFEGKKRTFAKPVPISTQVLLDRERCVLCARCTRFSNQIAGDPMIELVERGALQQVGTGEGDPFQSYFSGNTIQICPVGALTSAAYRFRSRPFDLVSSPSVCEHCAGGCATRTDHRRGKVMRRLAANDPEVNEEWICDKGRFAFRYAQQRDRLEQPLVRNPETGELEPASWPEALEAAARGLSAAKGRTGVLTGGRLTVEDAYAYAKFARIALDTNDIDFRARVHSAEEAEFLASHVAGHGRDLDGTAVTYTALEQAPAVLLAGIEAEEEAPGVFLRLRKAHRKSGQRTFGLAGHASRGLIKAGGTLLPAAPGTETEWLDALAGGVGLDGEGQVAAEALRADGAVIIVGERLAGVPGALTSAVRAALATGARLVWIPRRAGERGAVEAGALPGLLPGGRPATDPRARDEVAAVWGVAALPHRHGRDTGQIIEAAATGELGALLVAGVEVADLPDPARALTALDEVGFLVSLELRPSQVTDRAGVVLPVAAVVEKAGTFLNWEGRARLFEAALKPDQMTRRHLLPDARVLHLLADALDVHLALPDIRAARRELDRLGGWEGPHADEPRESGRPLPRPEPGEAVLAGHRLLLDQGLLQQGDEALAGTRHAAVARLSQITAQETGVKDGDLLAVTGPAGAVRLPLHVTPMPDRVVWLPLNSTGGGVAADTGAQPGDLVKISAVPGTPEPAEEVDA, from the coding sequence ATGACCGTCACCACAAGCGCTCCCTCGGGCGGCGGCGAGGCGGCGATCCCGCCGGAGGACCTCGTCACCCTGACGATCGACGGCATCGAGATCTCCGTCCCCAAGGGGACGCTGGTCATCCGCGCCGCCGAACTCCTCGGCATCGAGATCCCGCGGTTCTGCGACCACCCGCTGCTGGACCCGGCGGGCGCCTGCCGGCAGTGCATCGTCGAGGTCGAGGGCCAGCGCAAGCCGATGGCCTCCTGCACCATCACCTGCACCGACGGCATGGTCGTCAAATCGCAGCTCACCTCGCCGGTGGCCGAGAAGGCCCAGCGCGGGGTGATGGAGCTGCTGCTGATCAACCACCCGCTGGACTGCCCGGTCTGCGACAAGGGCGGTGAGTGCCCGCTGCAGAACCAGGCGATGCAGGTGGGCGACCCGGAGTCGCGCTTCGAGGGCAAGAAGCGCACCTTCGCCAAGCCGGTGCCGATCTCCACGCAGGTGCTGCTGGACCGCGAGCGGTGCGTGCTGTGTGCGCGCTGCACCCGCTTCAGCAACCAGATCGCCGGCGACCCGATGATCGAGCTGGTCGAGCGCGGCGCCCTCCAGCAGGTCGGCACCGGGGAGGGCGACCCCTTCCAGTCGTACTTCTCCGGCAACACCATCCAGATCTGCCCGGTCGGCGCGCTCACCTCCGCCGCGTACCGCTTCCGCTCCCGCCCCTTCGACCTGGTCTCCTCGCCGTCGGTGTGCGAACACTGCGCGGGCGGCTGTGCGACGCGTACGGACCACCGGCGCGGCAAGGTCATGCGGCGGCTGGCGGCGAACGATCCCGAGGTCAACGAGGAGTGGATCTGCGACAAGGGGCGGTTCGCCTTCCGCTACGCGCAGCAGCGCGACCGGCTGGAGCAGCCCCTCGTACGCAACCCGGAGACCGGTGAACTGGAGCCGGCGAGCTGGCCCGAGGCACTGGAGGCGGCGGCCCGCGGGCTGTCCGCCGCCAAGGGCCGCACCGGAGTGCTGACCGGCGGCCGGCTGACCGTCGAGGACGCCTACGCCTACGCCAAGTTCGCCCGGATCGCGCTGGACACCAACGACATCGACTTCCGGGCGCGGGTGCACAGCGCGGAGGAGGCCGAGTTCCTGGCGTCCCACGTCGCCGGGCATGGCCGCGATCTGGACGGCACCGCAGTCACGTACACCGCGCTGGAGCAGGCACCGGCCGTCCTGCTGGCCGGGATCGAGGCCGAGGAGGAGGCGCCCGGTGTCTTCCTGCGGCTGCGCAAGGCGCACCGCAAGAGCGGCCAGCGCACCTTCGGGCTGGCCGGTCACGCCTCCCGCGGGCTGATCAAGGCGGGCGGCACGCTGCTGCCGGCCGCGCCCGGCACCGAGACCGAATGGCTGGACGCGCTCGCGGGCGGCGTCGGCCTGGACGGCGAGGGGCAGGTGGCGGCCGAGGCGCTGCGGGCCGACGGCGCGGTGATCATCGTCGGCGAGCGGCTGGCGGGCGTACCCGGCGCCCTGACCTCCGCCGTCCGCGCCGCCCTGGCCACTGGCGCCCGGCTGGTGTGGATCCCCCGGCGGGCGGGCGAACGCGGCGCCGTCGAGGCGGGCGCACTGCCCGGCCTGCTGCCCGGTGGCCGGCCGGCCACCGACCCGCGGGCCCGTGACGAGGTCGCGGCCGTCTGGGGCGTGGCCGCGCTGCCGCACCGGCACGGCCGGGACACCGGCCAGATCATCGAGGCCGCGGCGACCGGCGAGCTCGGCGCCCTGCTGGTGGCGGGCGTCGAGGTCGCCGACCTGCCGGACCCGGCCCGTGCGCTGACCGCCCTGGACGAGGTCGGCTTCCTGGTCAGCCTGGAGCTGCGGCCCTCGCAGGTCACCGACCGGGCGGGTGTGGTCCTCCCGGTGGCGGCCGTGGTCGAGAAGGCCGGCACCTTCCTCAACTGGGAAGGCCGGGCGCGGCTGTTCGAGGCCGCCCTCAAACCGGACCAGATGACCCGACGGCATCTGCTGCCGGACGCCCGGGTGCTGCACCTGCTCGCCGACGCCCTCGACGTCCATCTGGCGCTGCCGGACATCCGCGCGGCGCGCCGCGAACTGGACCGGCTCGGCGGCTGGGAGGGCCCCCACGCGGACGAGCCCCGGGAGAGCGGACGCCCGCTGCCCCGACCCGAGCCCGGCGAGGCGGTCCTCGCCGGACACCGGCTCCTGCTGGACCAGGGTCTGCTCCAGCAGGGCGACGAGGCGCTGGCCGGCACCCGGCACGCCGCCGTCGCCCGGCTGTCGCAGATCACCGCGCAGGAGACCGGGGTCAAGGACGGCGACCTGCTGGCGGTCACCGGACCGGCCGGCGCGGTCCGTCTGCCGCTCCACGTCACGCCGATGCCCGACCGGGTGGTGTGGCTGCCGCTCAACTCGACGGGCGGTGGCGTCGCCGCCGACACCGGGGCGCAACCCGGTGACCTGGTGAAGATCTCCGCCGTCCCGGGCACCCCGGAGCCGGCCGAGGAGGTGGACGCATGA
- the nuoH gene encoding NADH-quinone oxidoreductase subunit NuoH has translation MMQLGQLAAAGGALAQEDLSMFGRDPWWLVVIKAVFCFAFLMLTVLFSIVWERKVVAWMQLRIGPNRHGPWGMLQSLADGIKLMLKEDLVVKRADKVVYVLAPVVAAIPAFMAIAVIPFGPAGNEISIFGVRTPMQLTDLPIGILYILATASVGIYGIVLAGWSSGSTYPLLGGLRSCAQMISYEIAMGMSFAAVFLYSGSMSTSTIVESQQNRWYVLLLPVSFIIYIVAMVGETNRAPFDMPESEGDLVGGFNTEYSSIKFAMFMLAEYINMVTVSAVAITLFLGGWKAPWPISTFWAGANHGWWPLLWFTIKVQLLLFFFIWLRGTLPRVRYDQFMKLGWKVLIPVSLVWLMLVATVRALKNEGYNFSQIVLYVAGGAVVLLLISLLVDFFRRAEKEETDGDGAFDPMAGGFPVPPLPGQSLPPVPRRRPRRERELIVSGRVDTVSDGNGNDGKGGDGA, from the coding sequence ATGATGCAGCTCGGTCAACTCGCCGCCGCCGGTGGTGCGCTGGCGCAGGAAGACCTGTCGATGTTCGGCCGCGACCCGTGGTGGCTGGTCGTCATCAAGGCGGTCTTCTGCTTCGCGTTCCTGATGCTGACGGTGCTGTTCTCGATCGTCTGGGAACGCAAGGTCGTCGCCTGGATGCAGCTGCGCATCGGCCCCAACCGGCACGGCCCCTGGGGGATGCTGCAGTCCCTCGCCGACGGCATCAAGCTGATGCTGAAGGAGGACCTGGTCGTCAAGCGGGCCGACAAGGTGGTCTACGTCCTCGCGCCGGTCGTGGCGGCCATCCCGGCCTTCATGGCGATCGCGGTGATCCCCTTCGGCCCGGCCGGCAACGAGATCTCCATCTTCGGTGTCCGCACCCCGATGCAGCTCACCGACCTGCCGATCGGCATCCTCTACATCCTGGCCACGGCCTCGGTCGGCATCTACGGCATCGTGCTGGCCGGCTGGTCGTCCGGTTCGACGTATCCGCTGCTCGGCGGGCTGCGCTCGTGCGCGCAGATGATCTCGTACGAGATCGCCATGGGGATGTCGTTCGCGGCGGTGTTCCTCTACTCCGGGTCGATGTCGACGTCGACCATCGTGGAGTCGCAGCAGAACAGGTGGTACGTCCTGCTGCTGCCGGTGTCCTTCATCATCTACATCGTCGCGATGGTGGGCGAGACCAACCGGGCGCCGTTCGACATGCCGGAGTCCGAGGGCGACCTCGTCGGCGGCTTCAACACCGAGTACTCGTCCATCAAGTTCGCGATGTTCATGCTCGCCGAGTACATCAACATGGTCACCGTCTCGGCGGTCGCGATCACGCTCTTCCTGGGCGGCTGGAAGGCCCCCTGGCCGATCTCCACGTTCTGGGCGGGCGCGAACCACGGCTGGTGGCCGCTGCTCTGGTTCACGATCAAGGTGCAGCTGCTGCTGTTCTTCTTCATCTGGCTGCGCGGCACCCTTCCCCGGGTGCGCTACGACCAGTTCATGAAGCTGGGCTGGAAGGTCCTCATCCCGGTCTCGCTGGTCTGGCTGATGCTGGTCGCCACCGTCCGGGCGCTGAAGAACGAGGGCTACAACTTCTCGCAGATCGTGCTCTATGTCGCGGGCGGCGCCGTCGTGCTGCTGCTGATCTCGCTCCTCGTGGACTTCTTCCGGCGCGCCGAGAAGGAGGAGACGGACGGCGACGGGGCCTTCGACCCGATGGCCGGCGGCTTCCCCGTGCCGCCGCTGCCCGGACAGAGCCTGCCACCGGTGCCGCGACGCCGGCCGCGCCGCGAGCGCGAGCTGATTGTCAGTGGTCGGGTGGACACTGTCAGTGACGGAAATGGAAACGACGGAAAGGGGGGCGACGGTGCCTGA
- the nuoI gene encoding NADH-quinone oxidoreductase subunit NuoI, producing the protein MPEFQNPVAGFGVTFKAMFKKRLTEQYPEEKKPTAPRFHGRHQLNRHPDGLEKCIGCELCAWACPADAIYVEGADNTAEERYSPGERYGRVYQINYLRCILCGLCVEACPTRALTMTNEYELADRSRESLIYTKEELLAGLSETMVDSPHAIYPGMTEKDYYQGLVTEAAPGTVRQVAVSKGEKADGNTQGKEAKA; encoded by the coding sequence GTGCCTGAGTTCCAGAACCCCGTGGCCGGCTTCGGCGTGACCTTCAAGGCCATGTTCAAGAAGCGGCTGACCGAGCAGTACCCGGAGGAGAAGAAGCCGACGGCGCCGCGTTTCCACGGCCGCCACCAGCTCAACCGCCATCCCGACGGGCTGGAGAAGTGCATCGGCTGCGAGCTGTGCGCCTGGGCCTGCCCGGCGGACGCGATCTACGTCGAGGGCGCGGACAACACCGCCGAGGAGCGCTACTCCCCGGGCGAGCGCTACGGCCGCGTCTACCAGATCAACTACCTGCGCTGCATCCTGTGCGGCCTGTGCGTGGAGGCCTGCCCGACCCGCGCGCTGACCATGACCAACGAGTACGAACTCGCCGACCGGTCCCGCGAATCGCTCATCTACACCAAGGAGGAGCTGCTGGCGGGCCTGTCGGAGACGATGGTCGACTCGCCGCACGCGATCTACCCCGGCATGACGGAGAAGGACTACTACCAGGGCCTGGTGACCGAGGCCGCTCCGGGGACCGTCCGTCAGGTCGCGGTCTCCAAGGGCGAGAAGGCCGACGGCAACACCCAGGGGAAGGAGGCGAAGGCATGA
- a CDS encoding NADH-quinone oxidoreductase subunit J, producing the protein MTGLAAAASVTSTGEAVQFWILGIVAVSGALCTILMKRAVHSALSLAGTMIVLAVFYLANGAYFLGVVQIVVYTGAIMMLFLFVVMLVGVTAADSLKETLKGQRWLAAGLGIGFGVLLIAGIGNASLKEFNGLGEANAGGNVQGLAALIFTKYVFAFEITGALLITAAVGAMVLTHRERTERARTQREQSEARIREGKQVPPLPAPGVYARHNAVDIPGLLPDGTTSELSVSRTLRERGQLRDVSGESLAELKALEERSENWLGRGSDEPRPSSSGGVAPKEHKEGAKK; encoded by the coding sequence ATGACCGGACTCGCCGCCGCGGCCTCCGTGACCTCCACCGGAGAGGCCGTGCAGTTCTGGATCCTGGGCATCGTCGCCGTCAGCGGCGCGCTGTGCACGATCCTGATGAAGCGGGCCGTGCACAGCGCCCTCTCGCTCGCCGGGACCATGATCGTCCTGGCGGTCTTCTACCTCGCCAACGGCGCGTACTTCCTCGGTGTCGTCCAGATCGTCGTCTATACCGGCGCGATCATGATGCTGTTCCTGTTCGTCGTGATGCTGGTCGGTGTCACCGCGGCGGACTCCCTCAAGGAGACGCTGAAGGGGCAGCGCTGGCTCGCCGCCGGACTGGGCATCGGCTTCGGCGTCCTGCTGATCGCCGGGATCGGCAACGCCTCGCTCAAGGAGTTCAACGGCCTGGGCGAGGCGAACGCCGGCGGCAATGTGCAGGGCCTGGCCGCGCTCATCTTCACCAAGTACGTCTTCGCCTTCGAAATCACCGGCGCGCTGCTGATCACGGCGGCCGTCGGCGCGATGGTGCTCACCCACCGGGAGCGCACCGAGCGCGCCAGGACGCAACGCGAGCAGTCCGAGGCGCGCATCCGCGAGGGCAAGCAGGTGCCGCCGCTGCCCGCCCCCGGCGTCTACGCCCGGCACAACGCCGTCGACATCCCGGGCCTGCTGCCCGACGGCACCACGTCCGAGCTGAGCGTCAGCCGGACGCTGCGGGAGCGCGGCCAGCTCCGGGATGTCTCCGGTGAATCGCTCGCCGAGCTGAAGGCGCTGGAGGAGCGCTCCGAGAACTGGCTGGGCCGGGGTTCCGATGAACCCCGGCCCTCGTCGTCCGGTGGCGTGGCGCCGAAGGAGCACAAGGAGGGGGCCAAGAAATGA